The genomic interval TTACTGGTGTAGGAATTACTGACGCTATCAAGAGCTTAAGCGATCTTCAAGTTCGCTGTAATTTGCGTCAGGCTGACAATGAGGGCTTTTTCAGGGAGTGGGTTGAAGATTTACCTGAACTCGATGAGCGGGAACAGGCTGGCATCGAACGCATTAAACAACGCTATGATTACCATCGCTTCGATGGTTTGTTGTTGGAGGGTACGATTAACCTTGTGGTGGTTTCGCCACTCTTGGAACTTGCAGGTTTTCTCGATCCACCCTTCCGCATTCGTTCGCCTTACGGTATTGCACTAGAACTGGACGATCCTGAAGAAACAATTCGCGGTTTTATCAATGTGCTAGTCGTACAGGAGCAACTTTGGATTTTGGTTGTGGAGTCAAAGCGGACGAGTATTCCAGTTCCGGCAGCTTTGCCGCAGTTACTAGTGCAGCGCGGCAGAAATAACCCACCAGTCTAGAGTGGGGTGACAACTAGGGGTAAACTTTAGAATAGCCTGTGTCATCAGGCTTGGTGTGAGTCACGATAACTTAAGCC from Microcoleus sp. AS-A8 carries:
- a CDS encoding type I restriction endonuclease subunit R; its protein translation is MVTGVGITDAIKSLSDLQVRCNLRQADNEGFFREWVEDLPELDEREQAGIERIKQRYDYHRFDGLLLEGTINLVVVSPLLELAGFLDPPFRIRSPYGIALELDDPEETIRGFINVLVVQEQLWILVVESKRTSIPVPAALPQLLVQRGRNNPPV